A stretch of Arachis hypogaea cultivar Tifrunner chromosome 15, arahy.Tifrunner.gnm2.J5K5, whole genome shotgun sequence DNA encodes these proteins:
- the LOC112749809 gene encoding TOM1-like protein 1, whose translation MADNLMDKVNALGERLKMSEVGRKMSEGMSSMSFKVKEFFNGPNQVDKLVEDATSESLDEPDWAMNLDLCDLINTDKVNSIDLIRGIKKRIQLKSPRVQYLSLVLLETIVKNCEKAFSEVAAERVLDDMVRLIDDPQTVVNNRNKALIMIEAWGESTSELRYLPVYEETYKSLKSRGIRFPGRDNESLAPIFTPPRSVSEAELDLPRRPQHEDIPVQSFTPEQTKEAFDVARNSIELLSTVLSSSPQQDVLQDELTTTLVQQCRRSQTTVQRIVETAGDDEALLFEALNVNDEIQKVLSKYEDLRKPTVIPVPPEPAMIPVAVEPEESPRHAKEDALIRKPAGSRAAGHGGSNEDMMDDLDEMIFGKKGGDSSGGGHDTKKQQSSKDDLISF comes from the exons ATGGCTGACAATTTGATGGACAAAGTGAACGCCCTCGGCGAGCGTCTCAAGATGAGCGAGGTAGGTCGCAAGATGAGCGAGGGAATGAGCTCCATGAGCTTCAAGGTCAAGGAGTTCTTCAATGGTCCCAACCAGGTCGACAAGCTCGTCGAAGACGCCACCTCCGAATCCCTCGACGAGCCCGATTGGGCCATGAACCTTGACCTCTGCGACCTCATCAACACCGATAAGGTCAACAGCATCGACCTCATCAGGGGAATTAAGAAGAGGATCCAGCTCAAGAGTCCTAGGGTTCAGTACTTGTCCCTCGTCTTGCTTGAAACCATCGTCAAGAATTGCGAGAAGGCTTTCTCTGAAGTCGCTGCTGAGAGGGTTCTTGATGATATGGTTAGGTTAATTGACGATCCTCAAACCGTTGTTAATAACCGCAACAAGGCTTTGATCATGATTGAGGCTTGGGGCGAATCCACCAGCGAGCTTCGCTATCTCCCTGTTTATGAAGAAACTTACAAG AGTCTGAAATCAAGGGGTATTCGGTTCCCTGGCCGTGACAACGAGAGCTTGGCGCCTATTTTCACTCCTCCGCGTTCGGTGTCCGAGGCTGAACTTGATCTTCCACGCCGGCCTCAGCATGAAGATATTCCTGTGCAGAGTTTTACTCCTGAACAAACTAAGGAAGCTTTTGATGTTGCTAGAAACAGCATTGAGCTTCTTTCTACTGTGTTGTCTTCTTCTCCACAACAAGATGTCTTGCAG GATGAGTTGACCACAACACTTGTACAGCAATGCCGTCGCTCTCAAACTACTGTTCAGCGAATTGTTGAAACTGCTGGGGATGATGAAGCGCTGCTCTTTGAGGCCTTGAATGTTAATGATGAGATTCAGAAGGTACTCTCCAAGTACGAAGATCTAAGGAAGCCCACAGTCATTCCAGTTCCACCCGAACCAGCTATGATCCCTGTTGCTGTGGAGCCAGAAGAGTCACCTCGTCATGCTAAAGAAGATGCATTGATTAGAAAGCCAGCTGGATCAAGAGCCGCTGGCCATGGAGGGAGCAACGAGGACATGATGGATGATCTTGATGAGATGATTTTTGGTAAAAAGGGTGGGGATTCATCTGGTGGGGGACACGATACAAAAAAGCAGCAATCATCCAAAGATGATCTCATCTCCTTTTGA
- the LOC112748035 gene encoding uncharacterized protein, whose translation MFFSSGLPFHLAKNSYFVKTISYAANNYIDGYIPPGYNKLRITLLEKEKQHVERMLEPTKNSWSGKGVSIVSDGWSNPQRRPLLNFIAITESGPMFLKAVDCSDEIKDKDYVAKQIRDVIREVNLSNVVQIMTDNAPVCKAAGLLIEAEFSSVYWTPCVVHTLNLALKDICAAKNTEKNNFVYQECSWITQIAEDASFIKNFIVNHHMRLSIFNEFNTLKLLNVAPTRFASTNVMLKRFRLLKQDLKEMVISEKWSSYKEDNIGKAEYYSHQWLKENPTRVSPYQDIEITNERVKCLKRYFSDEEEKINVNIEFASFSDGRGVFDDYDSLNDRGIVDAKSWWLIHGGKVKFLQPIDVRLLGQPSSSSCCERNWSIYSFIHSLKRNKLKPKRAENLVFVHTNLRLLSRKIPQYNKEETMMWDITRDVFSPVDKENGVLEVAHISLDERSWKE comes from the exons ATGTTTTTTTCATCTGGATTACCTTTTCATCTAGCAAAAAATTCGTATTTTGTCAAAACTATTTCTTatgctgctaataattatattgATGGTTATATTCCTCCTGGATATAATAAATTGAGGATAACTTTGCTTGAGAAAGAGAAGCAACATGTGGAGAGAATGTTAGAACCTACTAAGAATTCATGGAGTGGAAAGGGAGTGAGCATTGTAAGTGATGGTTGGAGTAATCCTCAAAGGAGGCCTCTTCTTAATTTTATTGCTATAACTGAAAGTGGGCCTATGTTTTTGAAAGCTGTAGATTGTTCAGATGAGATCAAAGACAAGGATTATGTTGCAAAGCAAATAAGAGATGTGATAAGAGAAGTCAATCTCTCAAATGTAGTGCAGATTATGACTGATAATGCGCCGGTTTGTAAAGCGGCTGGTTTATTGATTGAAGCTGAATTTTCATCTGTTTATTGGACTCCTTGTGTTGTTCATACTCTCAACCTTGCTTTAAAGGACATTTGTGCAGCTAAGAATACAGAGAAGAATAATTTTGTTTATCAAGAATGCTCATGGATTACTCAAATTGCTGAAGATgcttcttttataaaaaatttcattgttaATCATCATATGAGGTTATCTATTTTCAATGAATTTAATACATTGAAGTTGCTTAATGTTGCTCCTACTCGATTTGCTTCTACTAATGTGATGCTCAAAAGATTTAGGTTGTTAAAGCAAGACCTCAAAGAGATGGTTATAAGTGAGAAGTGGTCTTCATACAAGGAAGATAATATTGGCAAAGCTGA GTATTATAGCCACCAATGGTTGAAAGAAAATCCTACACGAGTTTCTCCTTATCAAGATATTGAGATCACTAATGAGAGAGTTAAATGCTTGAAGAGGTATTTTTCTGATGAAGAAGAGAAGATAAATGTAAATATTGAATTTGCAAGCTTTTCTGATGGTAGAGGTGTCTTTGATGATTATGACTCTTTGAATGATAGAGGCATAGTTGATGCAAAGTCTTGGTGGCTAATTCATGGTGGTAAAGTAAAATTTCTTCAACCAATTGATGTTAGGCTACTAGGGCAaccatcttcatcttcttgttgTGAAAGAAATTGGAGCATATATTCTTTTATCCATTCCCTAAAAAGAAACAAGTTGAAACCTAAACGTGCAGAAAATTTAGTATTTGTCCACACTAATCTTCGTCTTCTTTCAAGAAAAATTCCACAATACAATAAAGAAGAAACTATGATGTGGGATATTACTAGAGATGTTTTTTCACCAGTTGATAAAGAAaatggagttcttgaagttgctcACATTTCTCTTGATGAACGGAGTTGGAAAGAGTGA